A stretch of the Streptomyces ortus genome encodes the following:
- a CDS encoding aldo/keto reductase produces MKYTQLGRTGLKVSRLVLGTMNFGPQTDEADSHAIMDTALASGINFFDTANVYGWGANKGRTEEIVGSWFAQGDGRRDRTVLATKVYGNMAADGDAWPNHDKLSALNIRRAVDASLKRLGTDYIDVYQFHHIDRSTPFEEIWQAIDVLIQQGKILYVGSSNFPGYKIAQANEIAARRGGTIGLVSEQCLYNLAERRAEMEVVPAAREYGLGVIPWSPLHGGLLGGVLKKEVQGGRRASGRAADTLADPAGRARIQSYEDLLDKHGIEPGEAALAWLLTRPGVTGPIVGPRTAEQLESALRAVDLELSEELLTGLDEIFPGPGPSPEAFAW; encoded by the coding sequence ATGAAGTACACGCAGCTGGGACGCACAGGACTCAAGGTCAGCCGGCTCGTCCTCGGCACCATGAACTTCGGTCCGCAGACGGACGAGGCCGACAGCCACGCGATCATGGATACGGCGCTGGCCTCGGGCATCAACTTCTTCGACACAGCAAATGTGTATGGGTGGGGCGCGAACAAGGGCCGTACCGAGGAGATCGTCGGCTCCTGGTTCGCCCAGGGGGACGGCCGCCGCGACCGGACCGTCCTCGCCACCAAGGTGTACGGCAACATGGCCGCCGACGGCGACGCCTGGCCCAACCACGACAAGCTCTCCGCGCTCAACATCCGGCGGGCGGTGGACGCCAGCCTGAAGCGGCTGGGAACCGACTACATCGACGTCTACCAGTTCCACCACATCGACCGCAGCACCCCCTTCGAGGAGATCTGGCAGGCGATCGACGTCCTGATCCAGCAGGGCAAGATCCTCTACGTGGGGTCCTCGAACTTCCCCGGCTACAAGATCGCCCAGGCCAACGAGATCGCCGCCCGCCGCGGCGGCACGATCGGCCTCGTCAGCGAGCAGTGCCTCTACAACCTCGCCGAGCGCCGCGCCGAGATGGAGGTCGTCCCGGCCGCGCGGGAGTACGGGCTCGGCGTCATCCCGTGGTCGCCGCTGCACGGCGGTCTGCTGGGCGGAGTCCTCAAGAAGGAGGTCCAGGGCGGGCGCCGGGCGAGCGGCCGGGCCGCCGACACCCTCGCCGACCCCGCCGGCCGCGCGCGCATCCAGTCGTACGAGGACCTGCTCGACAAGCACGGCATCGAGCCCGGCGAGGCGGCACTGGCCTGGCTGCTGACCCGCCCTGGCGTCACGGGCCCGATCGTCGGCCCACGCACCGCCGAACAGCTGGAGTCCGCGCTGCGGGCCGTCGACCTGGAGTTGAGTGAGGAACTTCTGACCGGCCTGGACGAGATCTTCCCCGGTCCCGGCCCGTCCCCGGAGGCCTTCGCCTGGTAG
- a CDS encoding MFS transporter, with translation MTTPSTAASLWRDRRFVLLFAARTVSVLGSAFARVALAFAVLELPGASPGRLSLVLACQALPQLLFVLVGGVIADRVSRSRLMVVSDLLGGAAYAGLAAMVLTGHAPLPGMCLLAVLAGTATALFAPAMTGVVPLIVPAARLQQANGVLQMGTNTSMLLGLSVSGVTVAFVGAGWALALNAASFAASALLIRGLRVTARPRAASSGWADLRDGWREFASRQWLWVVVVQYAFVVAALNANVGVLGPLVAEQHLGGARAWSLIVAAQALGTIAGAGLAARVRVARPVLVAVLATFPAAAPVALLALRAPVWAVAVAMFCAGVSSDVFAVLWTTTLHREIPEEVISRVSSYEWFGSLAFAPLGLLVAGPLASAVGTGPALAGCAALVVTATVLALLSPQVRAVRAVAGVRPPGAAAPPRERKQVSEE, from the coding sequence ATGACGACCCCCTCGACGGCCGCGTCCCTGTGGCGCGACCGGCGTTTCGTGCTGCTGTTCGCGGCCCGTACGGTCTCGGTGCTGGGCAGTGCCTTCGCTCGGGTGGCACTGGCGTTCGCCGTACTGGAGCTGCCGGGGGCGAGCCCGGGGCGGCTCTCACTGGTGCTGGCGTGCCAGGCGCTGCCGCAGCTCCTCTTCGTCCTGGTGGGCGGCGTGATCGCGGACCGGGTCTCGCGTTCGCGGCTCATGGTGGTGTCCGACCTGCTCGGGGGCGCCGCCTACGCGGGGCTCGCCGCGATGGTGCTGACCGGGCACGCGCCCCTGCCGGGCATGTGTCTGCTGGCGGTCCTGGCGGGGACGGCGACCGCGCTGTTCGCGCCGGCGATGACGGGCGTGGTGCCGCTGATCGTGCCCGCGGCACGGCTGCAACAGGCCAACGGCGTGCTGCAGATGGGGACCAACACGTCGATGCTGCTGGGGCTGTCGGTATCAGGTGTGACGGTCGCGTTCGTCGGGGCGGGCTGGGCGCTGGCCCTGAACGCCGCCTCGTTCGCCGCGAGCGCCCTGCTCATCAGGGGGCTGCGGGTGACCGCGCGTCCGCGTGCGGCATCATCCGGCTGGGCCGACCTGCGGGACGGCTGGCGGGAGTTCGCCTCCCGGCAGTGGCTGTGGGTCGTGGTCGTGCAGTACGCGTTCGTCGTGGCGGCCCTCAACGCCAACGTCGGGGTCCTCGGTCCCCTGGTGGCCGAGCAGCACCTCGGCGGGGCGCGCGCCTGGTCGCTGATCGTCGCCGCGCAGGCGCTGGGCACCATCGCGGGAGCGGGCCTCGCGGCACGCGTCCGAGTGGCCCGGCCCGTACTCGTGGCGGTCCTGGCCACCTTCCCGGCGGCGGCGCCGGTCGCGTTGCTCGCGCTGCGCGCGCCGGTGTGGGCGGTGGCGGTGGCGATGTTCTGCGCGGGCGTCTCCTCGGACGTCTTCGCCGTCCTGTGGACCACGACCCTGCACCGCGAGATCCCCGAGGAGGTCATCTCCCGCGTCAGCTCGTACGAATGGTTCGGCTCGCTGGCCTTCGCCCCGCTGGGCCTGCTGGTCGCGGGTCCGCTCGCGTCGGCGGTGGGCACGGGTCCGGCGCTGGCGGGCTGCGCGGCGCTGGTGGTGACGGCCACGGTGCTGGCGCTGCTGTCGCCGCAGGTGCGTGCGGTGCGGGCGGTGGCGGGGGTTCGTCCGCCCGGGGCGGCGGCCCCGCCCCGGGAGAGGAAACAGGTGTCGGAGGAGTGA
- a CDS encoding DUF6924 domain-containing protein, whose product MRVLPKTDADYPPLLLVRTDYRDDDGWQRVLAALDQPWVFDEGDEDNGRLKEDIVQVDDPAWADATPSDVLAALTAPGEEGGEASDECGWPVVFLADQASMEGAEPTLLAVSPDPEEETEPYRIPALETPHEMHCNLAIANMDFDEFGG is encoded by the coding sequence GTGCGAGTCCTGCCGAAGACCGACGCCGACTATCCGCCCCTGCTGCTCGTGCGCACCGACTACCGCGACGACGACGGCTGGCAGCGGGTGCTGGCCGCCCTCGACCAGCCCTGGGTCTTCGACGAGGGCGACGAGGACAACGGCCGCCTCAAGGAGGACATCGTCCAGGTGGACGACCCCGCGTGGGCGGACGCGACCCCCTCCGACGTCCTCGCCGCGCTCACCGCGCCCGGGGAAGAGGGCGGGGAGGCGTCCGACGAGTGCGGGTGGCCGGTCGTCTTCCTCGCCGACCAAGCCAGCATGGAGGGCGCGGAACCGACACTCCTCGCGGTGAGCCCCGACCCGGAGGAGGAGACCGAGCCCTACCGCATACCGGCCCTGGAGACCCCGCACGAGATGCACTGCAACCTGGCCATCGCGAACATGGACTTCGACGAGTTCGGCGGCTGA